In Numida meleagris isolate 19003 breed g44 Domestic line chromosome 3, NumMel1.0, whole genome shotgun sequence, the following are encoded in one genomic region:
- the ZNF292 gene encoding zinc finger protein 292 isoform X2 — MRIKHLMKTKQLTQATALAKLCSDHPEISAKGNFKQTYLVCLCSGSPNEKLMEEIAEVDCKDALEMICNLESDGDEKSALILCAAFLSRQLQQGEMYCAWELTLFWSKLQQRVEPSIQVYLERCRQLSVLTKTVYHIFFLIKVINSEIDGAGLATCIELCVKALRLESSENTDVKISICKTISCLLPDDLEVKRACQLSEFLLEPTVDAYYAVEMLYNQPDQKYDEENLPIPNSLRCELLLVLKTQWPFDPEFWDWKTLKRQCLALMGEEASIVSSIDELNDSEVYEKVEDCQEENKETSMNGFAGSFDEATSLLKGIRDEKQKKREIKKLRERGFISARFRNWQAYMQYCVLCDKEFLGHRIVRHAQKHYQDGIYSCPICAQNFNSKENFVPHVTLHVKKSSKERLAAMKPLRRLGRPPKIATTNENQKTNSVSKQEQRPIKKNSLYSTDFIVFNDNDGSDDENDEKDKPYVPEIVPVQKPLPVNEFTCPVTFCKKGFKYFKNLIAHAKGHKDNEEAKRFLEMQSKKVICQYCRRHFVSVTHLNDHLQMHCGSKPYICIQMKCKAGFNSYAELLTHRKEHQVFRAKCMFPKCGRVFSEAYLLYDHEAQHYNTYTCKFTGCGKVYRSQNELEKHTEEHNKQPEEVQQPEGQTNQSDLSQPSKVNESTDGVAVKEESASAPADSQSSFTEGENYVWNEIKAEPVGNESVNTSPSILQQSDSLSNAAPEEAAAGSVKTEVAIPVSSVKVLAVNEKIRDNFVRRGKLAATTSKVDTTKSAAQQLCSTVDSCLPVFQERKDENCLSQSQNIQNISVSSNTLKPEALESKSLEGQVNIVNTLSVQNQAGYRNSVPISKLEIEDSIKAAANLYNLPLKTLESITFIPSQPSINNSLVPSVTPAAPVQKFSCQVEGCTRTYNSSQSIGKHMKAAHPDQYATFKMQRKNKKPRKSSNLQNVANDGKIVCLMPSQVGNPNGAAFTAQNKTNLNPTCSTQAQHLSSTLFPTHLENLTNPMLPVVESVVNPSLSTRIKSEPESVLCSQMENLSGVTLPSQLEDLAKRVMPLNIDGGSDPFLPLPAENGPMSLFPSPSENAPSSVFSQLENSTNNFSSQLEGNSSSTFPKEETIDQLFPSRVNNENNFNETGSQHPTSEKVKKDRGRGPNGKERKPKHNKRAKWPAIIRDGKFICSRCFRVFTNPRSLGGHLSKRSYCKPLEGSEISAEALQANGQSLLASMILSSNSLSLQQPQESTFNPELCFKDPAFLQLLASENRSAALLQTMFPRASVPNFNTSGNEEGNQIIKQALETAGISRTFDNTEVLPHVVTTSCVTGTTQINAAVLPNSTMSPLLQTVCNPSTLLTDQNRTLNTKIPSVNECKSLPVFATDDLMLKTIENGLGSSSFSNAVAAAQTFAGNTSRVSVINTPNNSVSNNSNKKGTSASKRKRKATTPLLAPNIAQKVAVNNITTVGLLAKSTEGNMQTQGDNFQSNLLTNCDSQAVAENLTQKLNNADNQLFMASIKENFKTNLETRTTLTVKAENGDSQMMATNSCVQINSEEQISEDNVIQNFEKTLEIIKSAMNSQILEVKTEVQDAGTASGQNLQVNNTQTSSGNCSNSVLLPAHTQFAVCAGNVTAAKTNSTQSETSQKVDNQILEILEGLQKLKLENDSSIQVSESVSQCPPADSLAPAVPVVPTENKPLVQMSSETIIHFSDKVNKPFVCQNQGCNYSAMTKDALFKHYGKVHQYTAEMILEIKKHQLKYAPFKCVVASCPKTFTRNSNLRAHCQLVHHFTTEEMVKLKIKRPYGRRSQNEIVNAASQPVEINLQTLITENKTAALLDKEGQIKEALEPVNVLEKLLPEKNIPERLETPPQVVSIPLEQHNAATFDNEQAKVRKVRRHRKEKEERKRRKPVTKPLEFPTRYSPYRPYRCVHQGCFAAFTIQQNLILHYQAVHKSDLPAFSAEVEEENEPGKEERDETETKPTIREFRCEMSDCSRIFQEVPSLIQHYVKLHNMTPEQIRNMKPAQEAGRFSCDQSQCKSSFTVYFNYVTHLETDHGVKIRPNKVEDDGVFKCDCEGCDRIYATRSNLLRHIFNKHNDRHKDHLIRPRRLTPGQENISSKANQEKPVKSKQRGLKNKSGKESSRLSEKAKRKKNVNLENKNSKAMQIQENKAYSLKRGKHVFSIKARNEALSECTSRFVTQYPCMIKGCSSVVTSESNIIRHYKCHKLSKAFTSQHRNLLIVSKKHSVSEVKETPCEQEETDKKIEAEGAEPSSLASNNDSSTSPSPQKETEKGEKDEVDELTELFITKLINEDCSSAENQAKISSSVNSDSQETSSCPSEKQKSNNLKRASKEKNVSQNKRRRTEKTEEVLPAEVSNLHREEETAVAIQTAEEQPAAFDWSSFKPMGFEVSFLKFLEESAVKQKKNTERDHHSSGTKKGSHSNTRKSNEKTSLATSNSVSWSSSGTETFVQFANPSQLQCCDNVKIVLDKTFKDCTERALKQLQEMRPTVSLRRLDEHWENDPEVKAAKERKGNEKGNQN; from the exons ATTGCAGAAGTAGATTGCAAAGATGCTCTAGAAATGATCTGTAACCTAGAATCTGATGGAGATGAGAAAAGTGCTCTAATTTTATGTGCAGCTTTTTTATCTCGCCAACTTCAGCAAGGAGAGATGTACTGTGCCTG GGAACTGACTCTTTTCTGGAGTAAGCTGCAGCAAAGGGTAGAGCCTTCTATTCAAGTGTATCTAGAGAGATGCCGTCAACTTTCTGTGTTAACTAAGACTGTTtatcacattttcttcctgatcAAAGTAATTAATTCAGAG ATTGATGGTGCTGGACTTGCAACCTGCATTGAACTGTGTGTGAAAGCCTTGCGCTTGGAATCcagtgaaaatacagatgtaaaGATATCTATTTGCAAGACTATCTCCTGTTTGCTTCCAGATGATTTGGAGGTTAAACGTGCTTGTCAGTTGAGTGAATTTCTTCTTGAACCCACTGTGGATGCATACTATGCTGTTGAAATGCTCTATAATCAGCCTGATCAGAAGTACGATGAAGAGAATCTTCCAATACCAAATTCATTGCGCTGTGAGCTCTTACTTGTACTGAAAACTCAGTGGCCTTTTGATCCAGAATTCTGGGACTGGAAAACTCTAAAGCGTCAGTGTCTGGCATTGATGGGAGAGGAAGCATCCATTGTGTCATCAATAGACGAACTCAATGATAGTGAAGTTTATGAGAAGGTTGAGGATTGCcaagaagagaataaagaaacTTCTATGAATGGGTTTGCTGGCAGTTTTGATGAAGCTACGAGCCTTCTTAAAGGTATCagagatgaaaagcagaaaaagagagaaatcaaaAAACTCAGAGAGAGAGGATTCATATCAGCTAGATTTAGGAACTGGCAAGCTTATATGCAGTATTGTGTGTTATGCGATAAAGAATTCCTAGGTCATAGAATAGTTAGGCATGCTCAAAAACATTATCAAGATGGAATTTACAGTTGCCCTATTTGTGCCCAGAATTTTAATTCTAAAGAAAACTTTGTTCCCCATGTAACTTTGCATGTTAAAAAATCCAGCAAAGAGAGACTGGCTGCTATGAAACCGCTGAGACGATTGGGAAGACCTCCTAAAATAGCAACTACCAACGAGAATCAGAAAACCAATTCTGTATCCAAACAGGAGCAGCGACCTATTAAGAAGAACAGTCTCTATTCAACAGACTTCATTGTATTTAATGATAACGATGGCTCTGATGATGAAAATGATGAGAAAGATAAACCATATGTACCAGAGATAGTGCCAGTTCAAAAGCCACTACCTGTTAATGAGTTCACTTGCCCTGTAACATTTTGTAAAAAAGgctttaagtattttaaaaacctaATAGCACATGCAAAGGGGCATAAGGATAATGAAGAAGCTAAGCGTTTTctagaaatgcaaagcaaaaaagtGATTTGTCAGTACTGTAGACGACATTTTGTAAGTGTTACTCACCTGAACGATCATCTACAAATGCACTGTGGCAGCAAGCCTTATATCTGCATACAGATGAAATGTAAGGCTGGTTTTAACAGTTACGCTGAGCTGCTAACTCACAGGAAGGAACATCAAGTCTTCAGAGCAAAGTGCATGTTTCCTAAATGTGGGAGAGTGTTTTCTGAAGCCTATTTACTGTATGATCATGAAGCACAACACTATAATACCTATACCTGCAAATTCACAGGCTGTGGAAAAGTGTATCGTTCTCAGAATGAACTGGAAAAGCATACTGAAGAACACAACAAGCAGCCTGAAGAAGTGCAACAGCCTGAAGGCCAGACTAATCAGTCTGATCTTAGTCAACCTTCTAAAGTTAATGAAAGTACTGATGGAGTTGCTGTTAAAGAGGAATCGGCATCTGCTCCAGCTGACAGCCAGAGTAGTTTTACTGAAGGAGAAAACTACGTCTGGaatgaaatcaaagcagaacCGGTAGGGAATGAAAGTGTAAATACATCCCCAAGTATACTGCAGCAAAGTGATTCCTTGTCTAATGCTGCTCCGGAAGAGGCTGCTGCAGGTTCAGTGAAGACAGAAGTAGCGATTCCAGTGAGCAGTGTTAAGGTGCTTGCGGTTAATGAGAAGATCCGAGATAACTTTGTAAGAAGAGGTAAATTGGCTGCTACTACCAGTAAAGTAGATACTACTAAATCTGCAGCCCAGCAATTGTGCTCAACAGTAGATTCTTGTCTTCCagttttccaagaaagaaaggatgagAATTGTCTCAGTCAGTCTcagaatattcaaaatatttctgtgagtTCAAACACACTAAAACCAGAAGCCCTTGAATCAAAAAGCTTAGAAGGGCAAGTAAACATTGTAAATACACTTAGCGTGCAGAATCAGGCAGGATACCGAAACAGTGTTCCCATTTCCAAACTTGAAATTGAAGACAGTATTAAAGCTGCAGCAAATCTATATAACCTACCTTTAAAAACTTTAGAAAGTATTACATTTATTCCATCACAGCCTAGCATAAATAATTCTTTAGTTCCATCTGTGAcaccagcagccccagttcAGAAATTTAGTTGTCAGGTTGAGGGGTGTACTCGAACATATAACTCATCACAGAGCATTGGCAAACATATGAAGGCAGCGCACCCTGATCAGTATgctacttttaaaatgcaacgTAAGAATAAGAAACCACGAAAATCCAGCAATTTACAAAACGTGGCAAACGATGGAAAAATCGTCTGTCTGATGCCATCGCAGGTGGGCAATCCCAATGGTGCTGCTTTTACTGCGCAGAACAAAACTAATTTGAATCCCACCTGTTCCACTCAAGCACAACACCTTTCAAGTACGCTTTTCCCAACTCACTTAGAAAATTTGACTAATCCTATGTTGCCTGTAGTGGAAAGTGTCGTAAATCCAAGTTTGTCTACTCGTATTAAAAGTGAGCCTGAAAGTGTTTTATGTTCACAAATGGAAAATCTGTCTGGTGTAACCTTGCCTTCCCAGTTGGAAGATCTGGCAAAAAGAGTTATGCCTCTGAATATTGATGGTGGTTcagatccttttcttcctttgcctgCAGAGAATGGTCCAATGTCTCTTTTTCCTTCGCCGTCAGAGAATGCCCCAAGTTCAGTCTTCTCACAACtggaaaacagcacaaacaacTTTTCGTCACAACTAGAAGGAAACAGCAGTTCCACTTTCCCAAAAGAGGAAACTATTGATCAGTTGTTTCCTTCACGAgtgaataatgaaaataacttcaatGAAACTGGTTCTCAACATCCAACttcagaaaaggtgaaaaaggaCCGTGGCCGGGGTccaaatgggaaagaaaggaagccaAAACATAACAAGCGGGCAAAATGGCCAGCAATAATTAGAGATGGTAAATTTATCTGTAGCAGGTGTTTCAGAGTTTTTACTAATCCTCGATCACTTGGTGGTCACTTATCTAAGAGGTCGTATTGTAAGCCTCTTGAAGGATcagaaatttctgcagaagCTCTGCAAGCTAATGGTCAGTCTTTACTTGCCAGTATGATTCTTTCCTCAAATTCATTAAGCTTGCAGCAACCCCAGGAGTCTACCTTCAATCCAGAATTGTGTTTTAAAGATCCAGCGTTCCTGCAGTTGCTTGCATCTGAAAATCGTTCTGCGGCCTTACTGCAGACCATGTTCCCACGGGCCAGTGTGCCTAACTTTAATACCAGTggaaatgaggaaggaaatCAAATTATAAAACAAGCTTTGGAAACTGCAGGCATCTCACGTACCTTTGATAACACAGAAGTACTTCCACATGTAGTTACAACAAGTTGCGTCACTGGTACAACTCAAATAAATGCAGCTGTTCTCCCCAATTCAACCATGTCACCTCTGTTGCAGACGGTCTGCAACCCAAGTACTCTGCTAACAGACCAAAACAGGACCCTCAATACCAAAATTCCTTCTGTAAATGAGTGCAAGAGTTTGCCTGTTTTTGCAACAGATGACTTAATGCTAAAGACAATTGAAAATGGCCTGGGCTCTAGCTCATTTTCTAATGCTGTTGCAGCAGCACAAACCTTTGCAGGGAACACTTCACGAGTTTCAGTTATAAATACTCCCAATAATTCAGTATCAAATAACTCAAATAAGAAGGGAACCAGTGCttcaaagaggaagagaaaagcaactaCACCCTTACTTGCACCTAACATAGCACAGAAAGTAGCAGTAAATAATATAACAACAGTGGGACTTCTAGCCAAAAGCACTGAAGGAAACATGCAAACACAGGGAGATAATTTTCAGTCCAACTTGCTAACAAATTGTGATTCTCAAGCAGTGGCAGAAAATCTCACACAGAAACTCAATAATGCTGACAATCAGTTATTCATGGCCAGTATCAAAGAGAACTTCAAAACAAACCTTGAGACTCGTACAACGTTAACAGTGAAAGCTGAGAATGGGGATTCCCAAATGATGGCTACAAATTCTTGTGTGCAGATCAATTCGGAGGAGCAGATTTCAGAAGACAATGTTATTCAGAACTTTGAAAAAACccttgaaataattaaaagtgCCATGAATTCACAGATACTTGAGGTGAAAACTGAAGTTCAGGATGCTGGCACTGCTTCGGGACAGAACTTGCAAGTAAATAACACACAAACTTCTTCAGGAAATTGTTCAAATAGTGTGCTGTTACCTGCTCACACACAGTTTGCAGTGTGTGCAGGGAATGTCACTGCTGCAAAGACTAACTCTACTCAGTCTGAAACATCTCAAAAAGTTGATAATCAAATACTGGAAATTTTGGAGGGCTTGCAAAAACTGAAACTAGAAAATGATTCATCCATTCAGGTCTCTGAGAGTGTTTCCCAGTGTCCTCCAGCAGATTCTTTAGCACCAGCAGTTCCTGTTGTAccaactgaaaacaaaccactCGTCCAGATGTCTTCAGAAACGATTATTCACTTTAGTGACAAAGTTAATAAGCCTTTTGTGTGTCAGAATCAAGGTTGCAACTATAGTGCGATGACAAAAGATGCGTTGTTTAAACACTATGGCAAGGTTCATCAGTATACTGCAGAAATGATACTGGAAATCAAGAAACATCAACTGAAGTACGCCCCATTCAAGTGTGTTGTTGCTAGTTGTCCAAAGACATTTACACGAAACTCTAATCTCCGAGCACACTGCCAGCTTGTACATCACTTTACAACAGAGGAGatggtaaaattaaaaattaaaaggcCTTATGGCAGAAGATCTCAAAACGAAATTGTAAATGCAGCCTCGCAACCTGTTGAAATAAATTTGCAGACActaataacagaaaacaaaactgcagctctgttgGACAAAGAAGGTCAGATAAAGGAAGCTCTAGAGCCTGTAAATGTCTTGGAAAAGTTActaccagagaaaaatattcctgaaagACTGGAAACACCTCCCCAGGTGGTTTCCATTCCATTGGAGCAGCATAACGCAGCCACTTTCGATAATGAACAGGCAAAAGTACGCAAAGTTAGGAggcacaggaaggaaaaagaggagagaaaacgTCGGAAGCCCGTAACAAAACCTCTGGAGTTTCCTACTAGATACAGTCCTTACAGACCGTATCGGTGTGTCCACCAGGGCTGCTTCGCGGCGTTTACAATTCAGCAAAATCTAATTCTTCATTATCAGGCTGTGCACAAATCAGACCttcctgccttctctgctgAAGTGGAGGAGGAGAATGAGCCAGGTAAGGAGGAACGTGATGAGACTGAAACCAAACCCACCATCAGAGAATTCAGGTGTGAGATGAGTGACTGCTCCCGAATATTCCAGGAGGTTCCTAGCTTAATACAGCATTACGTGAAGCTTCATAACATGACCCCTGAGCAAATCAGAAACATGAAACCAGCTCAAGAGGCAGGAAGATTTTCGTGTGATCAGTCTCAGTGTAAGTCTTCGTTTACAGTGTATTTCAACTACGTTACGCATCTTGAGACAGATCACGGTGTTAAGATAAGGCCAAACAAGGTAGAAGACGATGGTGTATTCAAGTGTGACTGTGAGGGCTGTGACCGTATTTATGCTACTAGATCTAACCTCCTAaggcatatttttaataaacataatGACAGgcataaagatcatctaatcaGACCCAGAAGGCTGACGCCGGgtcaggaaaacatttcaagtaAAGCAAACCAGGAGAAACCAGTGAAGTCCAAACAGAGaggactgaaaaacaaatcGGGAAAAGAAAGTAGCAGGCtctcagagaaagcaaaacGAAAGAAAAACGTtaacttggaaaacaaaaattcaaaagcaatgcaaattcaggaaaataagGCTTATTCACTGAAACGTGGAAAGCATGTGTTTTCTATAAAGGCTAGAAATGAGGCATTATCTGAGTGTACAAGCAGATTTGTAACTCAGTATCCATGTATGATAAAAGGATGTTCTTCTGTAGTTACAAGCGAAAGTAATATCATAAGACATTATAAATGTCACAAGTTGTCCAAGGCCTTTACTTCGCAGCACAGAAATCTTCTCATTGTATCTAAAAAGCACTCTGTGTCAGAAGTAAAGGAAACACCTTGTGAGCAAGAGgaaactgacaaaaaaattGAGGCGGAAGGGGCAGAACCAAGTTCGTTAGCAAGCAATAATGATTCAAGCACATCGCCATCACcacaaaaagaaactgagaaaggTGAGAAGGATGAAGTGGATGAACTGACAGAACTCTTCATTACTAAACTGATTAACGAGGATTGTTCAAGTGCtgaaaatcaagcaaaaatatCTTCCAGTGTAAATAGTGACTCGCAGGAGACCAGCTCCTGCCcctcagagaagcaaaaatcaaacaacttaaaaagagcaagcaaagaaaaaaatgtatctcagaataagagaagaagaactgaaaaaacagaGGAGGTGCTGCCTGCTGAAGTGAGTAACCTGCACCGGGAGGAAGAGACTGCTGTCGCTATTCAGACAGCTGAAGAGCAACCTGCAGCTTTTGACTGGAGTTCATTTAAGCCTATGGGTTTTGAAGTTTCATTCCTCAAGTTCCTCGAAGAGTCTGCtgtgaagcaaaagaaaaacactgaaagagacCACCATAGCAGCGGAACCAAAAAAGGATCTCATTCAAACACACGAAAATCCAACGAGAAGACCTCCTTAGCAACAAGTAATAGTGTCAGTTGGTCATCTTCTGGAACTGAAACCTTTGTACAGTTTGCCAATCCATCACAGCTTCAGTGTTGTGATAATGTAAAGATAGTTTTAGACAAGACGTTTAAAGACTGCACTGAGCGTGCATTGAAGCAACTTCAGGAAATGAGACCTACTGTCAGTTTGAGAAGACTTGATGAACACTGGGAAAACGATCCAGAAGTTaaagctgcaaaagaaagaaagggtaATGAAAAGGGCAATCAAAACTGA